In Deltaproteobacteria bacterium, the genomic window CCGTAGCTCTTCTCGATGATCACGTTGCGGCCCTTGGGACCGAGCGTCACCTTGACGGCATTCGCCAGCGCGTTGACCCCGCGAATGATCGCGTCCGAGGCGTGGGTATCGAACTTGATCTCCTTGGCGCTCATTTGATTTCTCCTCTCAGCCGAGAATCGCGAGGATGTCTTCCTCGCGCACGATCACGAAGGTCTCGCCCGAGACGGTGATCTCGTTTCCCGAATACTTTCCGTAGAGCACCCGATCGCCGGCCTTGACGTCGAGCGGTGTCAGCTTGCCGTCGTCGCGGATCTTGCCCTTGCCGACCGCGACGAC contains:
- a CDS encoding co-chaperone GroES; translation: MKIRPLQDRILLRQVEGETKTAGGIIIPDSAKEKPQEGMVVAVGKGKIRDDGKLTPLDVKAGDRVLYGKYSGNEITVSGETFVIVREEDILAILG